The following are encoded together in the Desulfococcus multivorans genome:
- a CDS encoding tetratricopeptide repeat protein, translating into MNVPNKASETDDSVVVHDEKTGIVEDEFLQVNDLVTVRKDAAKKAAKGVLAELEVMIREKRWEDAITLFHPIEEKVPETIGSGWDGSIRRKIAFALGQINRFDDAIRELDACIQADPENFFLHNSLAYTAYNSLYAAKNKEIFLSGKNRHERIDLAHRHFAAAQALRPDGVTNFYRQGMLYRQIERKTSQALPLFFKAISNWESLSPEDREARHQERKNYIKALYQGASAVLENGRPQKALDLLKQCLAEDNGTDHISMTFKYFALGKVHFSMCRFGEARDALLFSLKCSSSGPVDFIRELLARTYLALDNPAKGLQEIEKLPERIRRPYVRWTESDLRISLEDFAGARAVLLNAVERDNRSRHKTLVRLARLEYLLGGYDKVIEHGKSACDFFIEKWGQVYAEGLYWQILGAYRSGAPDNARTLMSQLETEHPDYPGLDKLKSRLT; encoded by the coding sequence ATGAACGTGCCGAACAAAGCATCCGAAACAGATGACAGTGTTGTGGTCCATGACGAAAAAACCGGGATTGTCGAAGACGAATTCCTGCAGGTGAACGATCTGGTGACCGTCAGAAAAGATGCAGCCAAAAAGGCGGCCAAAGGCGTGCTTGCGGAGCTGGAGGTCATGATTCGTGAAAAGCGTTGGGAGGATGCGATCACTCTTTTCCACCCCATCGAAGAGAAGGTCCCCGAAACGATCGGCAGCGGATGGGATGGATCCATCCGCCGGAAGATCGCCTTTGCCCTGGGACAGATCAACCGCTTTGACGATGCTATCCGTGAACTGGACGCCTGTATTCAGGCCGACCCCGAAAATTTCTTTCTGCACAACTCCTTAGCCTATACAGCGTACAATTCCCTTTACGCGGCGAAGAACAAGGAAATCTTCCTGAGCGGCAAAAATCGACATGAACGCATCGACCTGGCTCACCGGCATTTTGCGGCGGCCCAGGCGCTCCGGCCGGACGGCGTGACCAACTTTTATCGCCAGGGCATGTTGTATCGGCAGATCGAACGGAAAACGTCCCAGGCACTGCCGCTGTTTTTCAAGGCGATTTCGAACTGGGAAAGCCTTTCGCCCGAAGACCGGGAGGCCAGGCACCAGGAACGCAAGAACTACATCAAGGCCCTTTATCAGGGGGCGTCGGCCGTTCTGGAAAACGGCAGACCCCAGAAGGCCCTGGATCTGCTCAAGCAGTGCCTTGCGGAGGACAACGGCACCGACCACATTTCCATGACCTTCAAGTATTTCGCTCTGGGAAAGGTCCATTTTAGTATGTGCCGGTTTGGCGAGGCCAGGGACGCGCTTCTGTTTTCATTGAAATGCAGCTCCTCGGGGCCGGTCGATTTTATTCGGGAACTTCTGGCCCGCACCTATCTCGCACTGGACAATCCAGCCAAAGGCCTTCAGGAAATCGAAAAACTTCCTGAAAGAATCCGAAGGCCTTATGTTCGCTGGACCGAGTCCGATCTGCGCATCAGCCTCGAGGATTTTGCCGGCGCCAGGGCTGTTCTGCTCAACGCCGTCGAACGCGACAACCGCTCCCGCCACAAGACGCTGGTCCGGCTGGCCAGGCTTGAATATCTCCTCGGCGGGTACGACAAGGTCATCGAGCACGGCAAAAGCGCCTGTGATTTTTTCATCGAGAAATGGGGCCAGGTGTATGCCGAAGGACTGTACTGGCAGATCCTGGGGGCCTATCGGTCCGGCGCTCCGGATAACGCCCGGACCCTGATGAGTCAGCTCGAAACGGAGCATCCCGACTACCCTGGGCTCGACAAGCTGAAATCACGCCTGACGTGA
- a CDS encoding CRISPR-associated primase-polymerase type A1 gives MNLPDLKKQSSDAADFRLMLASVEKRLLAGELTESDRSFLARSDIRRHLNPTQKVRWAALAQMAGEVETALSILAAVNRETPDNEAAWKARLELLTALGRNQELAQVLASAKAFLDDGVLKPFMEAGDEKRVEQPVSEDALPSDGPFERLRRRQERIERYLSIFSGRSDVFARQWVDRAAGKQGYVPVRRGLSPQDVEDHLKGGKTYGVYLLKEDNTVAFGAVDADLKNEFRKLPLTGENRRRIHREKVYMVSRMKELAKAAGTETLVEFSGGKGFHFWFFFKPPAPADAVRLFLTGFQETLAGDLSAFSLEVFPKQDRLGGKGLGNLIKLPLGVHRLTGKVSCFPECADRSQGAQLDFLSHVRFLSPDQLKESTSSPGKGPPLIHPRWKAWAETYPELFALERKCPPLGQVIAACRNGMPPAQREERVLLQTIGFLPRAKRLLHYLMGSVPDYNPHLVDFKLSRLRGTPMGCQRIHSLMSFDGDFCEFSRISKYRHPLLHVDGWTDASSVGRAEKVENLSGALENLKAAIDQVLIFVT, from the coding sequence TTGAACCTTCCCGACCTCAAAAAACAGTCCTCGGATGCCGCCGACTTCCGTCTGATGCTGGCCTCTGTTGAAAAGCGTTTGCTGGCAGGCGAATTGACGGAAAGCGACCGCTCTTTTCTCGCCAGGTCGGATATCCGGCGGCACCTGAACCCGACTCAGAAAGTCCGATGGGCCGCCCTTGCCCAGATGGCCGGCGAGGTCGAAACGGCATTGTCCATCCTCGCCGCCGTAAACCGGGAAACGCCGGACAACGAGGCGGCATGGAAAGCTCGCCTCGAATTGCTCACGGCGTTGGGACGGAATCAGGAACTGGCCCAAGTCCTGGCGAGCGCGAAAGCGTTTCTTGACGACGGCGTCCTGAAACCGTTTATGGAAGCCGGCGATGAAAAGCGGGTCGAGCAGCCTGTTTCCGAAGATGCATTGCCGTCCGACGGTCCCTTTGAACGCCTTCGACGCCGGCAGGAACGCATTGAGCGCTACCTTTCCATTTTTTCGGGAAGAAGCGACGTGTTCGCCCGTCAGTGGGTGGACAGGGCCGCCGGAAAACAGGGATACGTGCCGGTTCGAAGAGGATTGTCGCCCCAGGACGTCGAGGATCACCTGAAAGGGGGAAAGACCTATGGCGTTTACCTTCTCAAGGAGGACAACACCGTCGCCTTCGGCGCCGTCGATGCCGACCTGAAAAACGAGTTCAGAAAATTGCCGCTGACCGGGGAAAACCGCCGCCGGATTCACCGGGAGAAGGTTTACATGGTATCCCGTATGAAAGAGCTGGCCAAAGCAGCCGGAACGGAGACCCTGGTGGAGTTCAGCGGGGGAAAGGGATTTCATTTCTGGTTCTTTTTCAAACCTCCGGCGCCCGCCGATGCGGTCAGGCTTTTTTTGACGGGGTTCCAGGAGACCCTGGCCGGGGATCTTTCGGCATTCTCACTGGAGGTTTTTCCGAAACAGGACCGTCTGGGCGGAAAGGGGTTGGGCAATCTCATCAAGCTGCCCCTGGGGGTTCATCGCCTCACGGGAAAGGTTTCCTGTTTTCCGGAATGCGCCGATCGGTCACAGGGTGCCCAGCTCGATTTCCTCTCGCACGTCCGCTTTCTGTCGCCGGATCAGCTCAAGGAGAGCACCTCTTCACCCGGGAAAGGGCCTCCCCTCATCCACCCGAGATGGAAGGCCTGGGCTGAAACCTACCCGGAGCTTTTCGCGCTGGAAAGAAAATGCCCACCCCTTGGGCAGGTGATCGCCGCCTGCAGAAACGGCATGCCACCGGCCCAGCGCGAGGAGCGCGTCCTGCTGCAGACCATCGGGTTTCTGCCCCGGGCCAAACGCCTCCTCCATTACCTGATGGGAAGCGTACCGGATTACAATCCCCATCTGGTGGATTTCAAGCTGAGTCGTCTCAGGGGCACACCGATGGGATGTCAGCGGATTCATTCCCTGATGTCGTTTGACGGAGACTTCTGCGAATTCAGCAGGATATCAAAGTACCGGCATCCGCTGCTGCATGTGGATGGGTGGACCGACGCCTCCTCGGTTGGAAGAGCGGAGAAGGTGGAAAATCTTTCCGGTGCTTTGGAAAATCTCAAGGCGGCTATCGATCAGGTCCTGATATTCGTGACCTGA
- the cas1 gene encoding CRISPR-associated endonuclease Cas1 has product MESLYVIEPGCYLRREGAVLNICKGKAVVDRIPADGLKRLMLVGYVSLTGGVLDFLINRRVETVFITATGRFRARLGGDVHRHVQLRRAQYLTLSGVGGPPVAAGIVSGKLENMARFLISRGRRYDDEALRIASARIRAIRHICDEGTSDLDRLRGLEGAGTRIYYGAFGGLIKNPDFRFTGRNKRPPLDPVNAMLSFVYTLLTNEVLSAVKAVGLDPYLGALHEISYGRPSLACDLVEEYRCLLGDRMVLGLVNRKMLSPGDFIYRKNPPDTFVDERDMKEKRPVEMKPPIMRTFIASYEEMMAREIYYPPDDCRTAYRQLIHRQAARFAEHLLEEGKPYKPFIMDH; this is encoded by the coding sequence ATGGAATCCTTGTATGTTATCGAGCCGGGATGCTATCTGCGCCGGGAGGGTGCGGTCCTGAATATCTGCAAAGGGAAAGCGGTGGTGGACCGGATTCCGGCGGACGGATTGAAGCGCCTGATGCTGGTGGGTTACGTATCTCTCACCGGCGGCGTCCTCGATTTCCTGATCAACCGGCGGGTGGAGACGGTATTTATCACGGCAACCGGGCGTTTCCGGGCACGGCTGGGGGGCGACGTCCATCGGCACGTTCAGTTGCGCCGCGCCCAATACCTCACATTGAGCGGTGTGGGCGGCCCGCCCGTCGCCGCCGGCATCGTCTCCGGAAAACTGGAAAACATGGCGCGGTTCCTGATCAGCAGGGGCAGACGGTATGATGACGAGGCCCTGCGCATCGCCTCGGCCCGAATCCGTGCCATTCGGCATATCTGCGATGAGGGCACCTCCGATCTCGACCGATTGAGAGGCCTGGAGGGCGCCGGCACCCGCATCTATTACGGCGCCTTCGGCGGTCTCATCAAAAATCCGGACTTCCGCTTCACCGGACGGAACAAGCGCCCCCCGCTGGATCCGGTCAATGCCATGCTCTCGTTCGTTTACACGCTGTTAACCAACGAGGTGCTCTCCGCGGTCAAGGCCGTCGGCCTCGATCCATACCTGGGCGCGCTCCATGAGATCAGCTACGGCCGCCCCTCCCTGGCCTGCGACCTCGTGGAGGAATATCGGTGTCTGCTCGGCGACCGGATGGTTCTCGGATTGGTCAACCGGAAAATGCTGTCGCCCGGGGATTTCATATACCGGAAGAATCCGCCGGACACCTTCGTTGACGAGCGGGATATGAAGGAAAAACGCCCCGTCGAGATGAAGCCGCCGATCATGAGAACCTTCATCGCGAGCTACGAAGAGATGATGGCCAGGGAAATTTACTACCCTCCGGACGACTGCCGAACCGCCTACAGGCAACTGATTCATCGCCAGGCCGCAAGGTTTGCCGAGCACCTTCTCGAGGAGGGGAAGCCCTACAAACCGTTCATCATGGACCATTGA
- the cas2 gene encoding CRISPR-associated endonuclease Cas2 encodes MFYLVCFDIVDDKTRRRAVKIIGEYGCRVQKSVFECPGLGEKRFLTLRNRLEEVIDNLWDTVRFYRLCSACLKETEFVGIGEPPRDDSARIV; translated from the coding sequence ATGTTTTACCTGGTGTGTTTCGACATTGTCGACGACAAGACCCGGCGGCGCGCCGTGAAGATTATAGGCGAATACGGCTGCCGGGTTCAGAAATCCGTTTTCGAGTGCCCCGGTCTCGGGGAGAAACGCTTCCTGACCCTGCGCAACCGTCTCGAGGAGGTGATAGACAACCTGTGGGACACCGTCCGGTTTTACCGGCTTTGCAGCGCATGTCTGAAGGAGACGGAGTTTGTGGGGATCGGCGAGCCGCCTCGGGACGATTCGGCGAGGATTGTCTGA
- a CDS encoding DegQ family serine endoprotease gives MKWMRHNRYLSILTLWIAAIFLTTGIAVDVEAAESDGTLMVPMNISKLAEKVRPAVVNIRTVKTMSGGGRVFRHFYGNPFGGRDNPFKDLFPQLPDEGPHDFKQQSLGSGFIIDTEGYIVTNNHVVEGADEIKVRLSNEKEFDAEVIGRDPNTDLALIRIAPNKDLVALETGDSDSLRVGDWVLAIGSPFGLEQTVTAGIVSAKGRVIGAGPYDDFIQTDASINPGNSGGPLLDMNGRVVGINTAIIASGQGIGFAIPVNMAMNIVGQLKKSGEVTRGWLGVGIQDLTDELKEYYKIDQESGVLISQIYEGDPADKGGIKVGDVVIAVDGNPVKSSRELSAQIANLPVGKKTSITLIREGKEKTVEVTLGKRDNEIQRVGSDRRNNGDLGLELRTLDPETAQRLGFESDAKGVLVTDVASGGKAENAGVRQGDLIIEINREPVSSIAEFQSLMSKIKKGEAIRFLMKRPRGGFVVANMTK, from the coding sequence ATGAAATGGATGCGGCACAACAGATATCTTTCGATACTGACCCTCTGGATCGCGGCAATCTTTCTGACGACGGGCATCGCCGTGGACGTTGAGGCCGCCGAGAGCGACGGCACCCTCATGGTGCCCATGAACATCAGCAAGCTTGCCGAAAAGGTGCGGCCGGCCGTCGTGAACATCCGGACGGTCAAAACCATGAGCGGCGGCGGGCGGGTGTTCCGGCATTTTTACGGCAACCCCTTCGGCGGCCGGGACAACCCGTTCAAGGATCTCTTTCCCCAGCTTCCCGACGAGGGTCCCCACGATTTCAAGCAGCAGAGCCTCGGCTCCGGCTTCATTATCGACACGGAAGGGTATATCGTGACCAACAACCATGTCGTCGAGGGCGCGGATGAGATCAAGGTTCGCCTCTCCAATGAAAAGGAGTTCGACGCCGAGGTGATCGGTCGGGATCCCAACACCGACCTGGCCTTGATCCGTATCGCCCCCAACAAGGATCTCGTCGCGCTTGAGACCGGGGATTCGGACAGCCTGCGGGTGGGCGACTGGGTGTTGGCCATCGGCAGCCCCTTCGGCCTCGAGCAGACCGTCACCGCCGGGATTGTCAGCGCTAAGGGCCGGGTCATCGGCGCAGGCCCCTATGACGATTTCATTCAGACCGACGCCTCCATCAACCCCGGCAACAGCGGCGGCCCCCTCCTGGACATGAACGGGCGGGTGGTCGGCATCAACACGGCCATCATCGCCAGCGGCCAGGGGATCGGCTTCGCCATCCCCGTCAACATGGCCATGAACATCGTCGGCCAGTTGAAAAAGAGCGGCGAGGTGACCCGGGGCTGGCTCGGGGTCGGCATCCAGGACCTGACCGACGAGCTGAAGGAATACTACAAGATCGACCAGGAGAGCGGCGTCCTGATTTCCCAGATTTACGAGGGGGATCCGGCGGATAAGGGCGGCATCAAGGTCGGCGACGTCGTCATCGCGGTGGACGGGAACCCGGTCAAGTCGAGCCGTGAGCTGTCGGCCCAGATCGCCAACCTTCCCGTGGGCAAAAAAACGTCCATCACCCTGATCCGGGAAGGAAAGGAAAAGACGGTGGAGGTCACCCTGGGCAAACGGGACAACGAGATTCAGCGTGTGGGCTCGGACCGCCGGAACAACGGAGACCTGGGCCTCGAACTCAGAACCCTCGACCCCGAAACAGCCCAGCGGCTCGGCTTTGAAAGCGATGCCAAAGGCGTTCTGGTCACCGATGTGGCCTCGGGCGGCAAAGCCGAAAACGCCGGCGTGCGCCAGGGCGATCTCATCATCGAGATCAACCGGGAGCCGGTGTCCTCCATCGCCGAATTCCAGAGCCTGATGAGCAAGATCAAGAAAGGCGAAGCGATCCGGTTCCTGATGAAAAGACCCCGGGGCGGCTTCGTGGTCGCCAACATGACCAAATAA
- a CDS encoding ATP-binding protein yields MCSRNWISRPRTLAFRLTLWYGTIVILLSGVAFLLSYLMVTRLLEERSDQELLNQVSTFESIFKAKGIDAVKRVMILEAQAAGERKIFFRLLYMDGSAFSSSNMSYWENIAVARDAIRRLIEGRPHVFDTLVDPNVGYRVRILYRVIGPGVILQLGQPMEHAGRFIEASRKILVGTLVTLSALSILIGWFMAKKALSGVGEVTRTAREITGGDLGRRVPVKRWGDEIERLAVTFNEMLDRIEGLVVGIREMSDNIAHDLKSPVTRIRGMAEVTLTTAGDDPGAIAQYQGMAAGVIEECDGLLDMINTMLMISKTEARAAVIERTAVDVGALVRRACELYEPLAEDKGVTLTRRTPEGCIVIGDPRLLQRAVGNLLDNAVKYTPEGGFVDVFVVGLDPSRLEVVIEDTGIGIHASDLPHIFERFYRCDPSRSLSGTGLGLSLVRSVAAAHGGDVRVESAPGVGSVFSLALSVSEEPGRKT; encoded by the coding sequence ATGTGCTCAAGGAATTGGATTAGCCGGCCCCGCACCCTGGCGTTCCGGCTGACCCTGTGGTACGGGACCATCGTCATTCTCCTCTCGGGCGTGGCCTTTCTACTGTCCTACCTCATGGTGACACGCCTCCTGGAGGAGCGATCGGACCAGGAGCTGCTGAACCAGGTGAGCACCTTCGAGTCCATCTTCAAGGCCAAGGGGATCGACGCCGTCAAGCGGGTGATGATTCTGGAGGCCCAGGCGGCCGGAGAGCGCAAGATCTTTTTCAGGCTGCTCTATATGGACGGCTCGGCCTTCTCGTCGTCCAACATGTCCTACTGGGAGAACATCGCCGTGGCCAGGGACGCCATCCGCCGGTTGATCGAAGGCCGGCCGCATGTGTTCGACACCCTTGTGGACCCCAATGTGGGATACCGGGTGCGGATCCTGTACCGGGTGATCGGTCCGGGCGTCATTCTACAGCTGGGCCAGCCCATGGAGCACGCCGGCCGGTTTATCGAAGCCTCCCGGAAGATCCTCGTGGGGACCCTCGTGACCTTGTCGGCGCTGTCGATCCTGATCGGCTGGTTCATGGCCAAAAAGGCCCTCAGCGGGGTGGGGGAGGTCACCCGAACCGCCCGGGAGATCACCGGCGGCGACCTGGGGCGGCGGGTGCCGGTGAAGCGATGGGGGGACGAGATCGAACGCCTTGCCGTCACTTTCAATGAAATGCTGGATCGTATCGAGGGCCTGGTCGTCGGCATCCGGGAGATGAGCGACAACATCGCCCATGACCTGAAGAGCCCCGTCACCCGGATCCGGGGCATGGCCGAGGTGACGTTGACCACCGCGGGCGACGACCCCGGGGCCATAGCGCAATATCAGGGGATGGCGGCGGGCGTGATCGAGGAGTGCGACGGACTCCTGGACATGATCAACACCATGCTCATGATTTCCAAGACCGAAGCGCGCGCGGCGGTTATCGAACGGACTGCCGTGGACGTGGGCGCCCTGGTCCGGCGGGCCTGCGAGCTGTACGAGCCCCTCGCCGAGGACAAGGGCGTGACGCTGACCCGCCGGACGCCCGAGGGGTGTATCGTTATCGGGGATCCGCGCCTTCTCCAGCGGGCCGTCGGGAACCTCCTCGACAACGCCGTCAAGTATACGCCGGAAGGGGGCTTCGTGGACGTGTTCGTCGTGGGGCTGGATCCCAGCCGGCTGGAGGTGGTGATCGAGGATACGGGCATCGGCATCCATGCCTCGGACCTGCCCCACATCTTCGAACGGTTTTACCGGTGCGACCCCAGCCGAAGCCTCTCGGGAACAGGCTTGGGGTTGAGCCTGGTGAGGAGCGTGGCCGCGGCCCACGGCGGCGACGTGCGGGTCGAGAGCGCCCCGGGCGTCGGCAGCGTTTTTTCCCTGGCGCTTTCCGTCAGCGAGGAACCGGGGCGGAAAACATGA
- a CDS encoding response regulator transcription factor — translation MRILLVEDDRKIADFIVKGLKAAGYAVDHAADGEEGLHLALSEPYDAAVIDIMLPGRSGLSIVETMRREKVRTPVIFLSARGEIDDRVKGLEIGADDYLTKPFSFSELLARVQALIRRAGEVSEPMRLVVGGLSLDLVTRRVVRDDQKIELQPLEFSLLEYLMRNAGRVVSKTMIMEHVWDYNFDPRTNVVEARICRLRDKVDKDFDRKLIHTVRGVGYVLKELD, via the coding sequence ATGAGAATTCTGCTGGTGGAGGACGACCGGAAGATCGCCGACTTCATCGTGAAAGGGTTGAAGGCGGCCGGATATGCCGTCGATCATGCCGCCGACGGGGAGGAGGGGCTGCACCTGGCGCTTTCCGAACCTTACGACGCCGCCGTCATCGACATCATGCTGCCCGGGCGGAGCGGGCTTTCCATCGTGGAGACGATGCGCCGGGAAAAGGTCCGCACGCCGGTGATCTTTCTGAGCGCCCGGGGGGAGATCGACGACCGGGTCAAGGGGCTCGAGATCGGGGCGGACGACTATCTCACCAAGCCGTTCTCCTTTTCGGAGCTCCTGGCCCGGGTTCAAGCCCTGATCCGCCGGGCCGGGGAGGTGTCGGAACCCATGCGCCTCGTGGTGGGCGGCCTCTCCCTCGACCTGGTGACGCGCCGGGTGGTGCGGGACGATCAGAAGATCGAGCTCCAGCCTCTCGAATTTTCCCTCCTGGAATACCTGATGCGAAACGCCGGCCGGGTGGTGTCCAAGACCATGATCATGGAACATGTGTGGGACTATAATTTCGATCCCAGGACCAACGTGGTGGAGGCCCGCATCTGCCGGCTGAGGGACAAGGTCGACAAGGATTTCGACCGCAAGCTGATCCACACGGTGAGAGGCGTCGGGTATGTGCTCAAGGAATTGGATTAG
- a CDS encoding cobalamin-dependent protein (Presence of a B(12) (cobalamin)-binding domain implies dependence on cobalamin itself, in one of its several forms, or in some unusual lineages, dependence on a cobalamin-like analog.), with the protein MSRDTREGPYPEHPLPFSRAVYRGNLMIQTGADLRKRISEMVETLRKTRRPSRNALLSAAQSVLDWKQEHGAAGLWDPPPLMVTATMDDGWGHGLEVIHRYGEVAGLSIVRLGLLRTADEIIRACTDLRPDILGLTVLQFDTVDTLAEIRRRIPGETRIVAGGPIFGADPDLAPGAGIDFVATDAVAFIEYLLRFQPARPSWTN; encoded by the coding sequence ATGTCCCGCGATACCCGGGAGGGGCCGTATCCCGAACATCCCCTCCCCTTCAGCCGTGCCGTATATCGAGGTAACCTCATGATCCAGACCGGCGCCGACCTTCGAAAGCGCATCTCCGAGATGGTTGAAACCCTGCGGAAAACCCGCAGGCCTTCCAGAAACGCCTTGCTGTCCGCCGCGCAATCCGTTCTGGATTGGAAGCAGGAACACGGCGCGGCGGGCTTGTGGGACCCGCCGCCCCTGATGGTGACGGCAACGATGGACGACGGTTGGGGCCACGGTCTCGAGGTGATCCATCGCTACGGCGAGGTTGCCGGGCTCTCCATCGTCCGTCTGGGGCTTCTCAGGACCGCCGATGAGATCATCCGGGCCTGCACGGACCTGCGGCCCGACATCCTGGGTCTGACGGTGCTCCAGTTCGACACGGTGGACACCCTGGCCGAGATCCGCCGCAGGATTCCGGGGGAGACCCGGATCGTTGCCGGAGGGCCGATCTTCGGTGCGGATCCGGACCTCGCCCCCGGCGCGGGGATCGACTTTGTCGCGACGGACGCGGTCGCGTTCATCGAGTATCTGTTGCGTTTCCAGCCGGCGCGGCCGTCCTGGACAAATTGA
- a CDS encoding cupin domain-containing protein, whose amino-acid sequence MEKINITEKLRTFDKFWQSKLIGEYNGRPLKIIKLKGDFEWHHHKDEDEMLLVLKGQMTIEFQEDTLVLGEGDLFIIPCNTPHKLVAPQEVNILMIEPKTTLNTENHLSRRPVRPEEPM is encoded by the coding sequence ATGGAAAAAATCAATATTACCGAAAAACTTCGCACCTTCGACAAATTCTGGCAATCCAAGCTGATCGGCGAATACAACGGCCGACCCCTCAAGATCATCAAGTTGAAGGGCGATTTCGAATGGCACCATCACAAGGACGAAGACGAGATGCTTCTGGTCCTGAAAGGACAGATGACCATCGAGTTCCAGGAGGACACCCTCGTATTGGGAGAAGGCGATCTTTTCATCATCCCCTGCAACACCCCTCATAAGCTGGTGGCGCCCCAGGAGGTCAACATCCTCATGATCGAGCCCAAAACCACCTTGAACACCGAGAATCATCTCTCCCGGAGACCCGTCAGGCCCGAAGAGCCCATGTAG
- a CDS encoding SH3 domain-containing protein — MNLNRFRPVRIAFFGLLTFIAVSAMIDPLALAADDADVVTVRTAEGKLYTQPVKIAPVMETLEKGVRLMLLHQKGEWFAVSLPDLRLGWIHESIFAPERTAAKSEAPADQGSSPTDSRDTAERQGILKVDSGRVRGNPSIDAELVFGLSRGDRFTVLAEQGDWYHIQARNGQKGWIHHSLFDFSPPRPTAAEDESAETTPPPMESDAPADPTIAEIETADVAAENDDADTDAGSVEDGFQVVVKVRSGRVRTAPSTASPTAFGILRGTRAEVAAVEGEWYRILLPDGRTGWAHETLFDTEGRDGADKPESRDASVVKEIEAIVFDTTPEGHETITVELNSFNPPKAYTVKGKTAPLVVCEFADTRLSPNIGSTVPGRGELVKAVSVRRDGGANSPVRIEAAIDPRFKYSVDQFFFKKENRYVITFKK, encoded by the coding sequence ATGAACCTGAATCGTTTTCGACCTGTTCGCATCGCCTTTTTCGGCTTGTTAACGTTCATCGCCGTTTCGGCCATGATCGATCCCCTTGCCCTCGCGGCCGATGACGCCGACGTCGTCACCGTCCGGACCGCGGAGGGCAAGCTCTACACCCAGCCCGTCAAGATCGCGCCGGTGATGGAAACCCTTGAAAAAGGCGTCCGGTTGATGCTCCTCCATCAGAAGGGCGAATGGTTTGCCGTGAGCCTGCCCGACCTGCGCCTGGGATGGATTCACGAAAGCATCTTCGCGCCGGAGAGGACGGCGGCCAAATCCGAGGCCCCCGCGGATCAGGGTTCGTCGCCGACGGATTCCCGGGACACGGCGGAACGACAGGGCATTCTGAAGGTCGACTCCGGCCGGGTTCGGGGCAACCCGTCCATCGACGCCGAGCTGGTCTTCGGGTTGAGCCGGGGGGATCGCTTCACGGTTCTGGCCGAACAGGGCGACTGGTACCATATCCAGGCCCGAAACGGACAAAAGGGATGGATCCATCACTCCCTCTTCGATTTTTCCCCGCCGCGCCCGACCGCAGCCGAAGACGAATCCGCCGAAACGACGCCTCCCCCCATGGAAAGCGATGCGCCTGCCGATCCCACGATAGCGGAAATTGAAACAGCCGATGTCGCCGCGGAAAACGACGACGCCGACACCGATGCCGGGTCGGTGGAAGACGGGTTTCAGGTCGTCGTCAAGGTCCGGTCCGGAAGGGTCAGAACCGCACCGTCGACGGCGTCGCCCACGGCCTTCGGAATTCTCCGGGGAACCCGGGCCGAGGTCGCCGCCGTCGAGGGAGAATGGTACCGCATTCTTCTGCCGGACGGTCGAACAGGGTGGGCCCACGAAACACTTTTCGACACGGAAGGACGGGACGGGGCCGATAAACCGGAATCCCGCGATGCCTCGGTGGTGAAGGAGATCGAGGCCATCGTGTTCGACACCACCCCCGAGGGGCACGAAACCATCACGGTTGAACTGAACAGCTTCAATCCCCCCAAAGCTTACACCGTCAAGGGCAAGACAGCGCCCCTTGTGGTCTGCGAGTTCGCCGACACCCGCCTTTCCCCGAACATCGGCAGCACCGTCCCCGGCCGCGGCGAATTGGTGAAGGCCGTCTCGGTGCGGCGGGACGGCGGGGCGAATTCACCGGTCCGGATCGAGGCAGCCATCGATCCCCGGTTCAAATACAGCGTGGATCAGTTTTTTTTCAAAAAAGAGAACCGATACGTCATCACCTTCAAAAAATAG